GCGCATATTGAGAAGGACTGTTTTAAAATCGTGTTGGATTTTTGCAATTTTAAGATCTTGACGATTATCAATTGGAAGCGTTTCTTCTAAGAAAAATAAACAGATCAGAAAACTAATCAAAACTAAAACGGCGATCAAAAGAAAATTTGAATGAAAACCAAAATGATGGTTGAGATAGCCACCGGCGATCGGTGCAGCAGCCATAATAAAGGGGATTGAGGCATTCAAATAGTTATTTGCTTGGAGCGCCTTTTCTTTTTTAAAGGTGTCAAAAATAATGGCTGTTCCAAGTGTAAAACAACCGCCGCTTCCCAATCCTTGAAAGAAGCGCCCAACAAGCATCAATGAAAAATGATGTGAGAAGAGGGTGATAATGCTACCTAATAGGAAGAGGCCTAAAGCGATGAGGAGTGGTTTTTTGCGTCCTAGGACATCAGAAGTGGGGCCATAAAAGCAGCCCGAGGCACAGATACCAATAAAATTAATTGTTAATAGGTGTTGAATGGCATCTTCCGAAACTTTGAAATAACTCATCATATCGGGGAAAGCGGGTAGATAAATGTCCGTTTCAATACAGGCAGCAATAAAGATAATTGCAATGAGAAGTAAATATTTAATTTCTCGACTAGTCATAAAAAATGGGAAGAAGGGGTTATTGTTTTCTATCCTATACCGAAATGAGTTGAAGAATTCGGATTTTAGCTTTGATGGCGCTTCGAATTTTTATCAGGCTTTAGCCGGCATAATTGTTTGAACCTATCGAAGATAGCTCAAAAAATTATGGATAAAAAGTCGAAGATATCGGCGAAGATAAAAACCAATTCTTCAACTTATTTCGGTATATATTCTACTGGATTTTTTAATTTCATTGTAATTATATAAAATATTTTATGCGGGAGGCTTTTACAAGATGAAATATTTACGTTGGTGGATCTGGAGTCTAGTCGTTTTATTCTTGTTTTATGATTATTTTCTCAGAGTTAGCCCAAGTGTTATGGTCGATGCATTGATGAGAGAATTCCAAGTCAACGCGACTATGGTTGGGACCATTAGTGCTTTTTACTTTTATGCTTATGCCCCATTACAGCTCCCGGTTGGCCTTTTAATGGATCGATTTGGTGCAAAACGCCTTCTGACTTTTGCGATGCTTATTTGTGCTCTAGGCGCTTTCTCGTTTGGAATGGCTCATCATATTACGGTTGCTGAAATGGGCCGATTTTTAATGGGAGTGGGTTCAGCCTTTGCTTTTATAGGCATGGTTTATGTGTGCGCGCATTGGTTTCCATTAAAACAACGCGCCTTTTTAATCGGTCTTGGAAATTCATTTGGAATGCTCGGTGCTGTTGTCGGAGAAGGCCCATTGAGTATTGTATCTGAGCGCCTTGGTTGGCGCTATACCATGAGTGGATTTGCCGGGATTGGGGTTATAATAGCTATCATCATGTACTTATCTATACGCAATACACCCCCTCATCAGGCTTCAAAAAAATTAAAAAAAATTCAATTCCATCACGTTTGGGTTCATTTTATTGAGGTGATTTCAAGGGGAGCTTCTTGGATCAATGCCATTG
This window of the Simkaniaceae bacterium genome carries:
- a CDS encoding multidrug effflux MFS transporter encodes the protein MTSREIKYLLLIAIIFIAACIETDIYLPAFPDMMSYFKVSEDAIQHLLTINFIGICASGCFYGPTSDVLGRKKPLLIALGLFLLGSIITLFSHHFSLMLVGRFFQGLGSGGCFTLGTAIIFDTFKKEKALQANNYLNASIPFIMAAAPIAGGYLNHHFGFHSNFLLIAVLVLISFLICLFFLEETLPIDNRQDLKIAKIQHDFKTVLLNMRFWQIILVLSLIFSAYMTFISNISVLFVIELGVSKNIFPLYQASILIVWLAGSMTCNIAIKKWGAPTLKKFGVVLLAVGGIWAVAIMLLAPHSPLGFTMGMLFFTLGANWINGLYFPEGMELFPEIKGVVASLLTTIRLLITSFIVALVSSFYNATIYPIGITLVCILFLVLPIIVFYERSWARQAPSSADLSED
- a CDS encoding MFS transporter, which produces MKYLRWWIWSLVVLFLFYDYFLRVSPSVMVDALMREFQVNATMVGTISAFYFYAYAPLQLPVGLLMDRFGAKRLLTFAMLICALGAFSFGMAHHITVAEMGRFLMGVGSAFAFIGMVYVCAHWFPLKQRAFLIGLGNSFGMLGAVVGEGPLSIVSERLGWRYTMSGFAGIGVIIAIIMYLSIRNTPPHQASKKLKKIQFHHVWVHFIEVISRGASWINAIGALLMFVVTVAFASLWAVPFLQYAHHISRDEAAFAASMVFVGWIVGGPFFGYLSDQLRHRKGIIIWAILINLALLLPLIYIPHIPAFWVFAMMLLIGIAQSAQLLSFSMAVDINRQEAKGTAIAFTNFLVALGGAISQPLVGFILDRFALVTPDRVFYTLRDFRIAMTVFPVCLVLSLIFYLFLRYKKHSNQKRRKPLVRKRRSV